CGGCTTGCCACAAGCCGAAACCTGATCCCGGGGCGAGCCTATTCGCGCACCCCCTAGATCATCACGCTGAGCGTCCTATTCCCGCGCCTATCCTGACCTGATGCGGGTAGCGGGGTACGTGCGTGAGTCGGCGGATGCCGACCGATTTCGAACGGCATTCGCCCAGAACGAGGATCTGCGTCGCTACTGCTCCGAACGGGCCCTCCTCATGGTGGCCGTCTGTCAGGACCTGCGGCAGTCGGGTCACGCCACCGGTCGCGATGGCTACCTGAGCCTGCTCGGGGTGATCGCTGCCGGCGCCGTCGATGCCGTCGTGGTCGCCGGTCTCGACACGATCTCTGACGAGGCCGCTGCGCAGGAACTCGCCCTCTGGGACCTGAGGCGTCGCGGGGTGCAGGTGCTCAGCACCCGACCCGAGGACGGGAGCGTGCTCGGTGGTGGGGGATTGGACGTGCGGCGTGACGCGATGCGCGAGGTCCTCGAACAGCTCACCGAGCCGTCGGTCCCGATGGCGGCGCCCCCCAGCGACGCCGCCATCGCCCCGGACGGTGACGTGCTGGTGCAGATCATCGCCGCCGACGACGCCGAACGCCGCGCCGCCTCCTGACGATCGGCTAGGGGGCGAGCCTATTCGCTCACCCCCTTAGACCGCCACTCCCAGGTACTCGACCCACGTGGGGTGCGGGGCCGAGGTGAGTCCGATGAGGAGCCAACCGTGGGCACGGGGTGGCCTCGGCGACCGGTCGAGATCCATGCCCGCCTCTTCCGGAGTCCGGTCACCCTTGCGGGTGTTGCATCGTCGGCATGAAGCGACGACGTTCTCCCATGAGTGATCCCCGCCGCGGGATCTCGGTACCACGTGGTCGAGGTTCTCGGCGGATCGTCCGCAGTACTGGCATCGTCCGAGATCCCGGGCGAAGACGGCTCGGCGACTCAGCGGGGTGCGTCGGTGGTAGGGGACCCGCACGTACCTGGTGAGTCGGATGACGCTCGGCGCCGGGACGGTCAGCCGCTCCGAGGCCCACATCTCCTGGCGCGCGTGGACCAGCACCGCTTTCTCCCGCACGACGAGCACGATCGCCCGCCGTGTCGGTACCACCGACAGCGGTTCGTAGGTCGCGTTGAGAACCAGCGCATGCGCCATCGCAGCACGGGACGATAATGCAGACCGGCTCGGTCCGACGACGTTGGCTACTCTCACTGGTCGGTAAGCGCCCGTCGAGCCGGAGGTGCATCGTGAGCGATCAGTCATCCACCCAGCCCATGGCGACAGATGGGGCCGGGGACCGTCCGTCGAAGCGCTGGGCCGGCCCGCTGCTCCTCGCCGTGCTGATCCTGACCCCGATCGCCATCCTGATCGGCTCGAACACCGAGTCGCTCACGGTGGTGTGGGCGGGGTTTTCGTGGACGGCGCCGGGATGGATCGTCATGTTCTCCATCTTCTTCGGGGGCGCCCTGTTCGGACCGGTGCTGGGATGGGCATGGCGGCGCTGGCGCACCGGGGGCCGGGCGACGGGTGCGCCCTCGACGCGGGCCTAATCAGCCGTCCAGGTGATCCCTGGCGTCGTACCGACCGCCCGAGGGTTCGTCGGCGTCGCTGCGGGCCAGGCGCAGGAAGACCGGTGAGATGTCCTGCGGTGTGGGAAGGGTCATCGGATCTTCCCCGGGTGCCGCTGCAGCACGCATCGGGGTCCGGGTGGCCCCTGGGTTGACCGAGTAGGCGCGTCCGCTCCATTCGAGCGCCAGGGTGGCCACCCACGCCTCCAACGCGTGCTTGGAGATGGCGTACGCCCCCCAGCCGGCGCGCGCCTCTCGTCCCACGGTGCTCGACAGGGCGATCACCGCCGGGCGGCGGCCCGAGTCGAGGGCGGGGAGGACGGCACGGTGTAGGTGCTGCACCGCGGTGAGGTTGACGGCGAACACCTGCTCCCAAGCGTCGTCGGGGTAGTCGGCCAGCGTCGTGTTGGCCGGGCCGAGGAGGCCGGCGGCGTGGACCACGACATCGAGTGGGGAACCATCCAGTGAGTCGAAGACGGTCTTGGGCCCATCCGGTGCGGTGAGGTCGGCACGCACCGCGATGAAGGCACCATCGGGGCACGCCCGCGCGGTCTCGTCGAGCCGATCCGGGTCGCGTCCCACCCCCCACACGGTGGCGCCCGCCGCGGCATAGACCTCGGAGAGACCGCGTCCGATCCCGGACGAGGCACCGGTGACGAGAATCCGACGGCCGTCGAGCACCTGAGGAGGCTACCGCGCCGCACGCGGCCCGCTTAGCACTCCGGCCGCCTTCCATCCCATCGACAGCCCTTTTGCGCGATCGAGTTGGTGGTTGGCGGTGGTACCCGGTGGCGCATCGCGGAGCCGGGTGGCGCGTTTGGGGGGGAAAGTGGTTGACAGTGGGTGTGTAGTGGGGCATAGTGGGGCTTCGTGGAGAACCGGGGAGGTGCGCCTCCCTGCTGCTGCGACCTCGCTGCTCTGGGGATCGGCGGGGTCGGAAAGGTGATGGAGACGTGTTCAACGGCGAATATCGCCACAGCGTGGACGAGAAGGGCCGCCTCGTGCTGCCCGCCAAGCACCGCGCCGCCCTCGCCCCTGGCCTGGTCCTCACCAAGGGCCAGGACCGCACCCTGTACGTCTTCACGCTCGATAGGTGGACCGAGGAGGTCGACCGGGTCAACAGCCTTCCGCGCAGCAACCTGAAGAACCGCAACTACGCACGGTCCTTCTTTGGTGGGGCCAGCGATCAGACCCTCGACAAGCAGGGACGCTTGGTCATTCCCGCCACCCTGCGCGAGTACGCCGGGATCGACCGCGAGGTCGTGGTGCTCGGCGTCGGCGATCGCATCGAGGTCTGGGCCCTCGATGCGTGGAACGAGATGGCCGGCGAAGCCGACAGGTCCTTCGCCGACCTCGAAGAAGCCTTCGACGGCGAAGGAATGTGAATCGTGTGTTCCGAGACATGGTCAGCCCTCCGGATGACAGATCGAATGCCCCTACCGCCCGGTTCCGATTTGTCGCCAGCGCTCCGGAGGGCTGACCATGGAGCGGAGCACGTACCACCAGCCGGTGATGGCCGCCGAGGTCGTCGATCTGCTCGTCCCTGCCTGGGAACGGGTGATCGTCGACGGAACCTTCGGGGGCGGCGGGCACACGCGCGCCCTCCTCGCCGCGAAGACCGGCCCTCAGATCATCGCCCTGGATCGGGATCCCGACGCGGCGAGCAACGCCGTCGACCTCGGGCCACGCGTCCGCTTTCACCTCGCCGACTTCAGACAGGCCGACCGGATACTCGAGGAGGAGGAGATCAATGAGATCGATGGAGCCGTCCTGGACCTCGGAGTCTCGTCACATCAGCTCGACGTGGGGGAGCGAGGCTTCTCGTATCGAGTCGCCGGCCCTCTCGACATGCGGATGGGCCCGGACTCGACCATCAGCGCCGACGATGTCGTCAATCGCTGGTCGCATGAGGACCTCGCCGGGATCATCAGACGCTTCGGCGAGGATCGTCACGCCGGCCGTATCGCTGCGGCCATCGTCCGCAATCGACCGATCGGCGACACCGGCGAGCTCGCCGCGGTCGTGGCCGACGCGGTGCCTGCCCGATCCCGCGATCGCGGCCATCCGGCTCGCCGGACGTTCCAGGCCATCCGAGTCGCCGTCAACGACGAGCTGGCGGCTCTGGCCGATGGTCTCGACGTCCTCATGCGGCTGTTGCGACCAGGAGGTCGGCTGGTCGTGATTTCCTATCACTCGCTGGAGGATCGGGTGGTCAAGCGCCGGTTCGTCGCCGGTGCCCGCGGCTGTGTCTGTCCGCCTGACTTCCCGGTGTGTGGGTGCGGGCGCGAGCCCGAGTTCCGGATCATCACCCGTGGTGCGGTTCGACCGTCGTCCGAAGAGGTGGAGACCAATCCGCGTGCCCGCAGCGCCCGGCTCAGAGCGGTGGAGCGGGTCTGATGGTGGCTCGTTCGCACGCCGGGCTGCGCGCCGTGCCCCTGCGCGGCGACTTCCACGTGGTCGTCGGGCCCCACACCAGGCGACGCCGCATCGCCCACTGGGTCCTGCTGTCGATCGCAGGGTGCGCCCTGTTCCTCCTGCTGGTGCTCTCCCGGATCGCACTCGATCGCCATGCCTTCGTCATGGAGGACCTCGAGGGAGCGATCGCCACCGAGGAAGCCCGCTACTGGGAGCTCCGCATGGACGTCGCCGAGCTCAGGGACCCAGCCAGGATCGCCCGGATGGCACGCAGTATGGGGATGGTGTACCCGGAGGAAGTCCGGGTGGTGAGTGTCCCGCGGCTCGGGTCGTCGGGGTTCGGCGTCGAAGAGCGCTGGGCGAACCTCAAGCTGCTGCTGAGTGCCCAGCCGTAGGCATGGTCGTCAGGGCGCCGGCGCCGGCGCCGAGGTGAGGAGGACTGGGTCATGTACGAGCAGCCGCGTCGCGGCCTGGAGACCCGGCTCGTGGCCGTCGGGATCCTGCTCGTCGTCGCCTGGGGATCCGTTGGCTACCGGCTGACCATCGTCCAGGGAGCGCAGGCCGAGGAGTTCGCCGACCGCGGTCGCAGCCAGTGGCTCAGCAGCCAAACCCTCGCCGCCGACCGGGGCACGATCTTCGACGCGAATGGCCGCGAACTGGCGGTGACGGTCGACGCGGTCACCATCGTGGCCAATCCGACGGAGATGCCCGATCGGGGTGAGGTCGCCTGGCGGATTGCTCCGCTCGTCGGGCGGGATCCCGGCGAGTTGTACGAGGCGTTCCAGGGCGACACCCACTTCGTCTACGTGGCCCGCCAGGTCGACGAGGCCATCGCCGAGCCGATCCGTGAAGCAGATCTGCCCGGGATCCACTTCCTCGTGGAACCCAAGCGGGTCTACCCCCTCGGCGATCTCGCCGCCCACGTCGTCGGCTTCGTCCAGAGCGACGAGAACCGGGGTCTGGAGGGCATCGAGCTGCAGTATGACGAAGCGTTGGCCGGAACCCCCGGCGCACTCCTCGTCGAACGCGATCCACAGGGCCGGGTGATCCCCCTGGGCAGCTACGACGTGGTCCCCGCCGAGCCGGGGAGCGACCTGGTGCTCACCATCGTGTCCGAGATCCAGTACGAGGCCGAGCAGGCCCTGTCCGATGCGATGGAGCGCACCGGCTCGGCGGCCGGCTCGGTGCTCGTGGTGGATGTCGCAACCGGCGAGATCCTCGCCATGGTCAACGCCCCCGCCTTCGACCCGAACGACCGCCGTACGCTGGTCTCCGATGCGCTGCGCAACCGGGCGGTCACCGACGTGTTCGAGCCGGGGTCCACGCAGAAGATCGTTACCATCGCCGCTGCCATCGACAGCGGCTCGGTGACCGCCGCCACCTACTTCGACATCCCTGAGCGCATCGAGCGACACGACACGACCTTCGAGGATTCCATCGACATGCTCGGCCCGCACACGGTCACCGAGATCGTCACCAACTCGTCGAACCTCGGGACGATCCTTATCGGAGAGCGCATCGGTGCCACCACGCTGCACCGGTATCTCGACGCCTTCGGTGCGGGACGCGCCACCGGCATCGACTATCCGGGGGAGCCGAGCGGTTTGTTACGCCCACCGGAGGAGTGGTGTGTGACCACCTGCCTCGCCGGCACCTCCATCGGCTACCGCGTCTCGGTGACACTGCTGCAGATGGCGATGGTGTACGCCGCCATCGCCAACGACGGGGTCTGGATACAGCCCCACCTGGTTCGAGAGGTGATAGACGGTGATGGAGCCAGCCGGCCCACCCTGCCCTCCGAGCGTCGCGTCGTGTCCTCTGAAACGGCGGAGATACTGCTCGCCATGCTCGAAGCCGTGGTCGATCGCGGCACGGGAACCCGCGCCGCCGTTCCCGGCCATCGGGTTGGGGGAAAGACGGGGACGACAGAGCGGTACGACTTCGAGCTCCAGCGATACAGCGACAGCGACGTGGTCGCCAGCTTCATCGGAGTCGCCCCGATCGACAATCCGCGCGTCGTGATCGCCGTCGTCCTCGACAG
The DNA window shown above is from Acidimicrobiia bacterium and carries:
- a CDS encoding recombinase family protein; protein product: MRVAGYVRESADADRFRTAFAQNEDLRRYCSERALLMVAVCQDLRQSGHATGRDGYLSLLGVIAAGAVDAVVVAGLDTISDEAAAQELALWDLRRRGVQVLSTRPEDGSVLGGGGLDVRRDAMREVLEQLTEPSVPMAAPPSDAAIAPDGDVLVQIIAADDAERRAAS
- a CDS encoding HNH endonuclease, which produces MAHALVLNATYEPLSVVPTRRAIVLVVREKAVLVHARQEMWASERLTVPAPSVIRLTRYVRVPYHRRTPLSRRAVFARDLGRCQYCGRSAENLDHVVPRSRGGDHSWENVVASCRRCNTRKGDRTPEEAGMDLDRSPRPPRAHGWLLIGLTSAPHPTWVEYLGVAV
- a CDS encoding SDR family NAD(P)-dependent oxidoreductase produces the protein MLDGRRILVTGASSGIGRGLSEVYAAAGATVWGVGRDPDRLDETARACPDGAFIAVRADLTAPDGPKTVFDSLDGSPLDVVVHAAGLLGPANTTLADYPDDAWEQVFAVNLTAVQHLHRAVLPALDSGRRPAVIALSSTVGREARAGWGAYAISKHALEAWVATLALEWSGRAYSVNPGATRTPMRAAAAPGEDPMTLPTPQDISPVFLRLARSDADEPSGGRYDARDHLDG
- the mraZ gene encoding division/cell wall cluster transcriptional repressor MraZ, with the protein product MFNGEYRHSVDEKGRLVLPAKHRAALAPGLVLTKGQDRTLYVFTLDRWTEEVDRVNSLPRSNLKNRNYARSFFGGASDQTLDKQGRLVIPATLREYAGIDREVVVLGVGDRIEVWALDAWNEMAGEADRSFADLEEAFDGEGM
- the rsmH gene encoding 16S rRNA (cytosine(1402)-N(4))-methyltransferase RsmH, whose product is MERSTYHQPVMAAEVVDLLVPAWERVIVDGTFGGGGHTRALLAAKTGPQIIALDRDPDAASNAVDLGPRVRFHLADFRQADRILEEEEINEIDGAVLDLGVSSHQLDVGERGFSYRVAGPLDMRMGPDSTISADDVVNRWSHEDLAGIIRRFGEDRHAGRIAAAIVRNRPIGDTGELAAVVADAVPARSRDRGHPARRTFQAIRVAVNDELAALADGLDVLMRLLRPGGRLVVISYHSLEDRVVKRRFVAGARGCVCPPDFPVCGCGREPEFRIITRGAVRPSSEEVETNPRARSARLRAVERV
- a CDS encoding penicillin-binding protein 2 encodes the protein MYEQPRRGLETRLVAVGILLVVAWGSVGYRLTIVQGAQAEEFADRGRSQWLSSQTLAADRGTIFDANGRELAVTVDAVTIVANPTEMPDRGEVAWRIAPLVGRDPGELYEAFQGDTHFVYVARQVDEAIAEPIREADLPGIHFLVEPKRVYPLGDLAAHVVGFVQSDENRGLEGIELQYDEALAGTPGALLVERDPQGRVIPLGSYDVVPAEPGSDLVLTIVSEIQYEAEQALSDAMERTGSAAGSVLVVDVATGEILAMVNAPAFDPNDRRTLVSDALRNRAVTDVFEPGSTQKIVTIAAAIDSGSVTAATYFDIPERIERHDTTFEDSIDMLGPHTVTEIVTNSSNLGTILIGERIGATTLHRYLDAFGAGRATGIDYPGEPSGLLRPPEEWCVTTCLAGTSIGYRVSVTLLQMAMVYAAIANDGVWIQPHLVREVIDGDGASRPTLPSERRVVSSETAEILLAMLEAVVDRGTGTRAAVPGHRVGGKTGTTERYDFELQRYSDSDVVASFIGVAPIDNPRVVIAVVLDSPTNDASGGRGAAPVFARVALATLNQLGVPPNAP